One Bemisia tabaci chromosome 7, PGI_BMITA_v3 DNA window includes the following coding sequences:
- the Prx6a gene encoding peroxiredoxin-6 has product MKLGDIFPNFEAETTDGPITFHEWLGDSWGILFSHPADFTPVCTTELARAATLHPEFAKRKVKLIALSCDAVSTHKSWIKDIKAYGNLPHEGNFPFPIIDDVSRKLAVDLNMLDPDEKSKDGLPLTCRAVFVIDPRKKLRASILYPASSGRNFDEILRLVDSLQLTDRHQVATPADWKNGFKCVIQPTVSDEDAKNVYNYDFDTYPLPSNKGYLRMVRQPE; this is encoded by the exons ATGAAACTTGGCGATATCTTTCCAAACTTCGAGGCTGAAACCACCGATGGTCCTATCACATTTCACGAGTGGCTGGGTGATTC atgGGGCATTCTTTTTTCACACCCGGCAGACTTTACTCCTGTCTGCACAACTGAGCTGGCTAGAGCCGCCACCTTGCATCCAGAATTTGCCAAAAGGAAGGTCAAGCTAATCGCGTTATCGTGTGATGCTGTATCCACTCACAAGTCCTGGATAAAG GACATCAAGGCTTATGGTAACCTACCACATGAAGGAAACTTTCCGTTCCCGATCATTGACGACGTCTCTCGCAAATTGGCAGTGGATCTTAACATGCTGGACCCTGATGAGAAGAGCAAAGATGGCCTACCGTTGACCTGCAGAGCTGTTTTTGTCATTGATCCTCGAAAGAAATTGAGAGCTAGTATACTATATCCTGCATCCTCCGGTCGAAACTTTGA CGAGATTCTGAGGCTAGTTGACTCCTTGCAATTAACGGACCGCCATCAGGTAGCGACTCCAGCTGATTGGAAG AATGGATTCAAGTGTGTTATTCAACCAACAGTCAGTGATGAAGATGCGAAAAATGTCTATAATTATGATTTTGACACCTACCCCTTACCATCCAACAAAGGATATCTGAGAATGGTAAGACAACCTGAATAG